From the genome of Fundulus heteroclitus isolate FHET01 chromosome 9, MU-UCD_Fhet_4.1, whole genome shotgun sequence, one region includes:
- the scamp4 gene encoding secretory carrier-associated membrane protein 4 encodes MAEKVNNFPPLPKFLRIKPCFYQNIDEEIPAAHTQLVRRVYTLWMMYSATLCINVISCIAWWAGGGSATNFGFSLLWLLLFSPCSYTCWFRPLYKAFRADSSFNFMAFFFIFFLQCVLALIQSIGISGWGTCGWIATVMFFSYNVGSAIVMLITTLLFTVVTILMALVLIKVHRLYRGGGGSLGRAQEEWSTGVWKSAPVREAGFNAVAQTAQGPTLPQYPTAVPSYPDNSQW; translated from the exons ATGGCAG AGAAGGTAAATAACTTCCCTCCGTTGCCAAAGTTCCTAAGAATAAAGCCATGCTTTTACCAAAACATCGATGAGGAAATTCCTGCGGCTCACACGCAGCTGGTGCGCAGAGTTTACACGCTTTGGATGA TGTATTCTGCAACTTTGTGCATTAATGTCATCTCCTGCATTGCTTGGTGGGCTGGAGGAGGAAGTGCCACAAACTttggtttttctctcctctggcTCCTTCTGTTCAGCCCCTGCAGTTATACATGTTGGTTCAGACCGCTCTACAAGGCTTTCAG GGCCGACAGCTCCTTCAACTTCATGGCcttcttcttcatctttttCCTGCAGTGTGTCTTGGCCCTCATCCAGTCTATAGGCATCTCTGGATGGGGAACATG CGGCTGGATTGCCACAGTGATGTTTTTCAGCTACAATGTGGGCTCGGCTATAGTGATGCTTATTACAACTCTGCTCTTCACTGTGGTGACCATATTAATGGCGCTGGTTCTCATTAAG GTGCACAGACTGTAccgaggcggcggcggcagccTGGGCCGCGCTCAGGAGGAGTGGAGCACCGGCGTGTGGAAGAGCGCGCCGGTGAGGGAGGCAGGGTTCAACGCCGTGGCTCAGACAGCCCAAGGCCCCACTTTGCCTCAGTACCCCACGGCCGTGCCCAGTTATCCTGACAACAGCCAATGGTGA